Part of the Cydia pomonella isolate Wapato2018A chromosome 20, ilCydPomo1, whole genome shotgun sequence genome is shown below.
GAAGATTTATTTGCGACTGGATTTTGACACATACATGCATACATTAATACGTTCACCCACACATGCTAAAAACGCATCTAACAATAGTTAACATTGTATTGCAGAaggtatacaaaaatataaaaaataattcaaaagcgGTTTTACTGTACGGGAGCCATAAGTTGGTCTGTaaatttttaacaacaaaacccactgactgaaaatatttttttatggcgaATCCTATACAACAACAATGGCATTAGAATGGTTATATCCATAGGATTATATATCATTTGTTTAAAATGGATATGACATGGATTATGTCCGGCTTACAACACATGGCTGGcctaaggctgcgtttccatcAGAGATGTGCTAGAAAGCGTAGCGAGGAATGCGTTTGTTAAAAACCATTAGAAAATTGCCGATTAGAGCTGCGCTGAGCGaggaagtgattctattggttcttaacaagcTACACATCCTCGAATATCTCTGTTGGAAATGCAGCCTGAATATTGGTGCCGTTCCATGGAATAGGCGGAATAGATAATAGATGGGAGTGCTGTGAATGGGTTGAAGAATATTTGAACCCTAAACCCAAATGGGGATTTAACGATGAAAAGAGAAGAGATTTACAGTCCCGTAATccggaaaataataataataataataaaataataattcagcctaaaTGTACGTCcaactgctgggcacaggcctcctcttatgTTCGAaagggctatagtccccacgctggcccaatgcgggttggggattttacatacacctttgaatttcttcgcggatccGGAAAAATCCTTCCAAAATGACACCTTTTCTGTTCcgaatatataaaacaaaattcgGTTTTGCGAGAGATTTACAAGCTCTTCAGAAGAAATTCTACGGATCGCCGTTAACGAATCCGCAAAGGAATATTAAACATCTACTTGgcactatagggaccgtgcgcgttggagggtttgccatcttgtggcctgaatcggaaccataaacatgtacatttacacgtcacgtgttttcttgtgcatagtaggttctgccatcttgtgggctacatcggaacaataaacatcacatttacgcctcgcgccaaaaatctgacagctcctgtgctgcctcctacagttcgtgcacgctccctatatttaTATGATAATAAGGTTTACAATTCACTAACCGCAATAAAACTACAGTCCCGTAGCTCAGCAAACAGTTCCTCCCCCGAATTGAGAATGATGCGTTTTTTCTCTCCCGCCTTAATTTCGGTGGTACTCGCCTCCTCGGAGCTCATGAACTTGTGCGCGGGGAATGTCGCCGTTGAACCTTTGATGCCAAATAGCTCGtctataaacaaaataatgttgAATTATGACCAGCATTCCTTAAGGCTCGtcctcccgcaaaataccgtaacactgagttactctgaaccattttcatattaaacatGACACTTtctgagcagaaaaaaatatataatacctaatctacaagatatgagatatgatatggtttttctgaaaatctattataatttaaataaatgaagaaaaaaattctTGAAGTCACCCCTATTTCTTTTAGTAGTATCcttattactactgcaacttttatcgaaaatatagaaaactttacaatctttctcacataacactataaaatgatttcgTTTTCTCtctttttgcaaattcataaaactGTGTTTCAATACCTAAAATATAAGCCTTACCTAACTTAATCCCGCCTAGGTTCCTACGATTACCCCGCTCTCGtccgtatagtcagtgcggggcaGGTCGTGTTGCTAGACTGACCTGTCCTGCGTGGCGCGCGCGAACAAGTGAAATTCTATTGCCAATGCATGCAATgctgcgcgctcgatcttttgcaacgggtggtgcggtgagatGTATAAGTTCTGCCCAAACGCGCGAGGTCGTTGACGTCGGGTGCAACCTTAAATTCAGCGCAAAAAAGCTCGGCGAGCGCCCGAGGCATGGCGGACATGCATACGCTTGCCTAATCAATCAatgaatttgacgaccggtctggcctagtgggtagtgaccctgcctacgaagctgatggtcccgggttcaaatcctggtaagggcatgtattcgtgtgatgagcatggatgtttgttcctgagtcatgggtgttttctatgtatttaagtatttataaatatttatatattatatatatcgttgtctaagtaccctcaacacaagccttattgagcttactgtgggacttagtcaatttgtgtaataatgtcctatgatatttattattattattataattcgtttatttcaggttCTTAAAAGCCACAGTTACATGacagaaaaaaaacttattttaaaaacagtcaaaattattattttgttatcatccaaataatttaaaatttaaaatactaaataataatacaaaataaattacaaaataaaactcgCATGTAGCCTAATAATTAACCCTTTATAAGGATGTCAcatattatgcaaaattgaaccttgAAATAGAGTTCAAAATCgggtgggaaatatattcccacTGCCATATAAAGGCTAAGTCTAAGTTATTGTTGTACCAAATAGTAGTGTGCACGGGCGGTCCGCATCCCAGGTTGTACAATGAGTTTCTTAGTGTTATCAGGCATGCCTAGATTGTACAAGGTTACCTATAAGTCCCTCGTACGTAAGCTGCGTGGTCATGACGCTAGTGAAGTCCACGGCGCGGTCCAGGAGCAGCAGCTGGTCTATACAAGACGTAGTGGCTCCCTTTGTAGCGTCTTGCTCTTCCTTGTTCAGCCGACAAAGTAGGTCCCATACCTAGGGAAAAAAATccataaaattgttttattccTTTCTTAAGGATTGGATGAATAAACTTGGGAAAATTAGAAAAAGGAGTAGAATCttggaaaaatagaaaaaaaatgaaaacaatgaATTGTGTCTTGTTATCATGCTCATCACTGTGAAATATAATTGTAGTAACAAAAAAACAGCAAAATCACGTAAGTTGcctatgggagccccacttaaatatttattttattctatttttagtatttgttgttttagtagcaacagaaatacatcatctgtgaaaatttactGTTTAGCTATCATAGTTAGTttagatacagcctggtgacagacagacagacggacagtggccacaTGATCAGAGACAAAAGAGAAAAATGACATCACACACAGTGGACAAAACATGAGATGGGAAGACGAGTTCAGGCAGGTAGCTGGAGCCTTGTGGAGAAGACAGGCTCTAGACAGAGACACATGGAGAAATATGGGAAAGGCCAAGGGCATCCAGACAAAACGTCTGCGGAGAAAGGGTAGCAGTAAGCAGTAAGTTAGTAATAGTATAgtcttaagtaggtacctatacctaaaAATATACGTACTTGTTTAGCAGCAACTCCTTTTCCAAACACGCGCGGTATGATGCCGTACAAATGTTGTATCGTGCGCAGCGCGAGCGCAGATTGGTACGCACAAGTCGGGTCGCCTTCCAGATAGTTCTCCCTACAAGAGAAATTCCATTACTACAAGTTAGGTGTTAGCACAGAAAAGTTTTTGGTATAAAGCTATACTTGTAACTTTATCCTCGCAAGGCCCACCATACGACATATTGctattttaatttgaaccttattgtATAGTGCATTGGAATGAATTTCGTTTGAGAAAGCAATGAGCTTAAAGACaatgctactttatttggtttatgaaCGGTTCTAATTCGATtgaagtcaaaattacagataaagacaaacaatTACTAGCTAATTGAgggttgtacagtcaagtgtaaaaatatgggtgtacacatcttactcaaaaatatgtcccatagcatcttatttcagtgtaataagagcgtagtaccatatttatgagaagattatttcgatacatatttttgcacttgactgtagtGCATTTATGCAAAACCATTAAGATCTTAAATTTTAAGTAGTTGCTCAAGAAATGTGTCTCTGGTTGTAAATACATTAGATTTTcctatgacgtttaaaattttatagccAAATATACACAATAGCAGTGGGGGGGAACTAGATCTTTCAAGCGTTATTGGCTCCATtcagctcagcattgctacaagcaattattagggttggcaaaacttgacattcctttgcgtgcacaaccattACAACCaatagataagataatgacttgaaaaTTTACAACCCTAAATAGCAGAAAGGGATATTGCCAcgcattagaaagggacaacatgatttgTCCGTGAATCAGTGTCAAACtttggttttgtaggaagtttcctttctgtatggtaatactattatttaatttgtgacaATAACTAGTAAATTCACCTAAAATCATTCTGCAGCTCCAAAGACATGACATCACTGTCAAACGGGAAGATGTCACATTTGAACTCCTGTATGGTGAGGCTGGCCAGGACTCCTCTGTTTGCAAGGTGCTTCTCGCAGAGCTCACTCCTCCGTGGCACAAAGAACAGGTGGAACTCTACTGGGTGGGTTTGCTTGGATCTGTAATTGTTGAGACATTAAGTTTGGATATAAAGATTTGTGTTCAGAAACTATCaacatttacatattataagAATTATTGTAAATTGTGTTCCATATAGGTACAAAGCAAATGGCATGCAAAATTATCAACATtgattataagaaatatatggTTTCTGTGTTTACATTGTCAAAATTTTtgatttaatacaaaaaaatttttgtagTGTAACAAATGTtttagaaactaaaaaaatgtgTGAGTTTCATGGATCACTTGGTTGGAATGAAGTTCCACTATCCACGTCACATATGAGGAAATCATTTTCATGTTCGTGTTCATGGAACACTCAGTTGGAACGGAGTTAAGAAAGGGTTGTGAcagaaaacacttttttttgtcTAGCCCCCAGCCACTCTgtactgtgcaataaagaacTTTATcccaagaaaacaataaattgtgGTTTTACACAGCTTTTTGGAGAtccatacataaaaataaataaaatatgtagtaATGTGTTGCTAAAGTTTAAGGTAAAGTCTAAAACATAGACCTGAGATTAGGCATAATCTTTATAGTATATCTTGTGATAGTAAACTTACCGGAGTGAATTAATATAATCAGCAACCAAGTCCATCAATGCTAGCTTAGCTCTAGCAATGAAAACTATGTGTTTTACAGAAATAGTGGGCAGGCTTCCTGGCTTCAACAAAAACATATCAGCCACTTCATGTTCCTTGAGCAACGAATACTGTGCTACGAGACCTACTGGACCCGCTAGCCACTCATCCCAAATAGTTATCTGAAAaagacaaatacttaaattgtaaatatttaatttaaattggttaaataataagttttttttaacatccaAAACGAAACGGATATAACAGAGTTAAATAACTAACTTATAACTTAAAACCCCAATGGCATGGTGCCATAGATGCTGGCAGCGTTTCCTcccaaatttaaattatactttttttattcgtCCTTCTGGGCAGGCTAAGACTGTAGGCCTCGTCTTCGGTCAGATTAAATTTTACAGGtaatatttctaaaatatactttttgacTTGATTATTACTTACTTTTGGACCCTCACACATCTGAAGAAGGTTTAATAAATCCTTTCTCATGGTCTCTTGGACTAGTGCTACGTTTAATCTGCCCCCCGATAGATGGGAACTCATTTTAGTATCCTTCATGTCGCTTATGAAAACAAGGAAATACTGTAAGGATTTTATTAAACCACGTCAACGCTCAACTGTTAAGTAGCTTGCTAACTATTGCAGCGAGTGTTTACTTTCGTATATTATATTTGTGACGATCCacggtaaaaggtaccttatggcggttggcgcttacgttgcATAGCATggcattagtattggagcgtcgtaaataacagcgtaagcgccaaccgccataaggtaccttttaccgtGGATCGTCACATTTTATCATGTTAATTAGACACAGCATGATAAGTTACATTATTATTGTGAAAAATATAgcgatttttttgtttatttcaatcTGAAGTAATCTCAATTTCGATGACACATGAAACTTCATAGCGGCTGTCAGTTATGGGCTGTCATGTGTTATGTCACTAATGTCATCGTATCAAAAATCAATAACTGAACGCTATTTATGGAGTGCACAGTGTGCGTGATTTGCGTAGTGTGCGCTGTGAGTGTTaatcaatattaaaactaaataagttTGGAATATTTCACATTTTTACACTCCTTTGGATATTaagttcatttaaataaatgtaatcgAAAGATAATTGGTAACGTTTTATGTAGGAATATTGAAACgcaatacttttttaataaagcGATCTACAAGAAGGTGGCGATCTACCGATGCAACAATTTCACTGCAATTTATCATCACGATCTGTCACCCGTTACGCCTTGCACCAAAAAGGGTAGAACGGAAACAGATGCAATGGACTGAGCGGACCAGAGTAGAATGGTGATGGATGCATTTCCGCCAAGAAAGAGAAAGAGCCTGTCTGCCAGCGGACTTTACGGAGCGAGCGAGGTGGGAAATGAGAGCGGAGTTCGTTCAAAAGTAGCGTGAGACGTTATGACAGAGCGGATCCATTTTTACTCGCTCAGTCCGCTCCGCTAACTCGCTAGCTATGGTAGTGCTCGTATGGCAATTAGTGTCGCTAGTCGAGCGGAGTCCGCATGGAATCCGGAAACAGTTTGAACCCATTAAGTCCGTTCCGCTCGCTCTTATTCACTCCGTACGTACGGAGCCCGTTCCGCTCGCAGTGGAAGGCGGGTATTAAGGTCGGACTCATTCTTTGGTCTGACCAATCTGAAATATCGGTGGCATCTGTAGAAcccataaaaattatatatctcTGGTTTTCGACTTGTCAATGTCAGTTATGTTTGAAATGCGTGAGATGCATGTAAAGTGTGAAACATATGTGAAACTTTAGCCGAGTAGTTTATTACACAAACAAACAGCGTGCTCCATCAAATGCTGATTTTTCTACccttttaggtaggtacttacttataggTTGCTCTATGTCTAGTACTTATAGCTAATTATTAAGTAACAATTCCTTAAGTGTCTCCAAAATATTATTATCCTACCTATTTATCATTTTGCCAAGGATAACATACCTAAtcattaagttttatttattagtatactGAGCGAAAAGTAagtactttgttttataaatatctcTAATTCATTTATACTTGTGCAGATGACCAAATACGTGCAAGTGTTTGTACTTGTACCCAGTACTTTGTAATTATTTGGTTCATTAACAAGAATTACAAGTCCTCCCCAATTGAAGAATATTCTTGGTAAAAACTAGTAGGTAGCGGTACATATTGTAATGCATTCTATGGTATTAACTTAGTCTAATTCAAACCCCAATTACGAAACCCCAGTTTGTATAAAGACTATTTCTatacattaattacaataaaagcGAGTATGACTTTGCTGAAACTTGTCAGTTTTACACGTTTTACGACTTTACTAGTTTAACGCGTATCAGCTGAAGCCGTAGCTGGCTAGCCTGTATAGTGTATATGTATAAAGGGGAGGTACCCACAAGGATGATACCACGGTTAGGCAGTCAAGCCCTTATCACTTGCGTGGAACCACCGGCTGCGCGCGGCGCGGCATCGATTTTTCCACAAAACAAGCCATTTGTAACCACCCGCGGCTTGAAAAACACGTCACCGGAACATCAGTAGCTCCCGA
Proteins encoded:
- the LOC133528798 gene encoding vacuolar protein sorting-associated protein 33A isoform X1, which encodes MKDTKMSSHLSGGRLNVALVQETMRKDLLNLLQMCEGPKITIWDEWLAGPVGLVAQYSLLKEHEVADMFLLKPGSLPTISVKHIVFIARAKLALMDLVADYINSLRSKQTHPVEFHLFFVPRRSELCEKHLANRGVLASLTIQEFKCDIFPFDSDVMSLELQNDFRENYLEGDPTCAYQSALALRTIQHLYGIIPRVFGKGVAAKQVWDLLCRLNKEEQDATKGATTSCIDQLLLLDRAVDFTSVMTTQLTYEGLIDELFGIKGSTATFPAHKFMSSEEASTTEIKAGEKKRIILNSGEELFAELRDCSFIAVGAAISKKARIIKNELDERHRHHEKSVQEIKHFVNRLPQMLATKQSVFTHTAIAECIKETTDSFEFQDTIRCEEDFLNCIENEKACPFIEDLIAQNAPLTKVLRLICLQCVTGSGLKPKVLEYYKRELVQVYGLMAWLTLCNLEKCGLLKPQSGARQYAVLRKTLHLTMDESELDSKDKSYLSSKYTPLTVRLSEHIAKNKGWTGIQDMLGLLPGATIDELQTLQPRSARRNSSSSETSSSLESPRVVLVFFIGGCTYHEISALRTISQMEDSNVEFVVLTTKLINGTTFIESLMEVE